The following are from one region of the Rhizobacter sp. AJA081-3 genome:
- a CDS encoding EamA family transporter: MPLSALALVLAAALLHALWNIVAKHSGGDQRFAFIAAVQLSVIWAPLGLWMGWGVVTLWGWREWAAVLASAIVHLLYFTTLLRGYRLADLTVVYPVARGTGPLLSATGAVLLLGERLSPLGMVGVAGVVAGVFLIAGGPALWSQVHDPAQRERVRRGIRYGALTGALIAGYTLIDGYAVMVLMVSPILVDWFGNLLRIPFLLPGALRDRAGLREAWRTQWKHALVVAVFGPIGYVLVLYAMRLAPLSHVAPAREVSMLFAALIGGRLLGERDRGLRVAGALCIVAGVVSLAA; encoded by the coding sequence ATGCCGCTGTCCGCCCTCGCGCTCGTGCTGGCCGCGGCGCTGCTGCATGCGCTGTGGAACATCGTCGCCAAACACTCCGGCGGCGACCAGCGCTTCGCCTTCATCGCCGCCGTGCAGCTCAGCGTGATCTGGGCGCCGCTGGGCCTGTGGATGGGCTGGGGCGTGGTGACGCTGTGGGGCTGGCGCGAATGGGCGGCGGTGCTGGCCAGCGCCATCGTGCACCTGCTGTACTTCACCACGCTGCTGCGCGGCTACCGGTTGGCGGATCTCACCGTGGTCTACCCCGTCGCGCGCGGCACCGGCCCGCTGCTCAGCGCCACCGGCGCGGTGTTGCTGCTCGGTGAGCGCCTGTCGCCGCTCGGCATGGTGGGCGTGGCCGGCGTGGTGGCGGGCGTGTTCCTGATCGCCGGCGGCCCCGCGCTGTGGAGCCAGGTGCACGACCCGGCGCAGCGCGAGCGCGTGCGGAGGGGCATCCGCTACGGCGCGCTGACCGGCGCGCTGATTGCCGGCTACACGCTGATCGATGGTTACGCGGTGATGGTGCTGATGGTGTCGCCCATCCTCGTCGACTGGTTCGGCAACCTGCTGCGCATTCCCTTCCTGTTGCCTGGCGCGCTGCGCGACCGCGCTGGGCTTCGCGAGGCCTGGCGCACGCAGTGGAAACATGCGCTGGTGGTGGCGGTGTTCGGACCCATCGGCTACGTGCTGGTGCTCTACGCGATGCGCCTGGCGCCGCTGTCGCACGTGGCGCCGGCGCGCGAGGTGTCGATGCTGTTCGCAGCGCTGATCGGCGGGCGCTTGCTCGGCGAGCGCGACCGCGGCCTGCGCGTGGCCGGCGCGCTGTGCATCGTCGCCGGGGTGGTGTCGCTGGCGGCGTGA
- a CDS encoding DUF429 domain-containing protein produces MQYPLIAGIDFTSRPTRRKAITVALGERAGAAVKLVRVEEHDSFETFAAWLRTPGPWLGAFDFPFGLPRELVITLGWPTDWLPLMRHYAALSREQIRATFAAFCDARPVGGKFAHRACDIPAGSSPSMKWVNPPVAYMLHAGAPLLIDSGVDLPGLHAGDASRVALEAYPGLLARELIGQRSYKSDEKAKQTPERLIARKDLLEALEQGRTRLGLRLRLTHAQRDALVADASGDRLDAVLCLVQAGWAAGEPDYGLPATIDPLEGWIVSAASPPPSPAPVRGS; encoded by the coding sequence ATGCAGTACCCCCTGATTGCCGGCATCGACTTCACCAGCCGCCCCACGCGGCGCAAAGCCATCACCGTGGCGCTGGGCGAACGCGCCGGCGCCGCGGTGAAACTCGTGCGGGTCGAGGAGCACGACAGTTTCGAGACCTTCGCCGCCTGGCTGCGCACGCCGGGGCCCTGGCTCGGCGCATTCGACTTTCCCTTCGGCCTGCCGCGCGAACTGGTGATCACGCTGGGCTGGCCGACCGACTGGCTGCCGCTGATGCGCCACTACGCGGCGCTGTCGCGCGAGCAGATCCGTGCCACCTTCGCCGCCTTCTGCGATGCGCGGCCGGTGGGCGGCAAGTTCGCGCACCGCGCCTGCGACATCCCCGCCGGCTCGTCGCCGTCGATGAAGTGGGTGAACCCGCCGGTGGCCTACATGCTGCACGCTGGCGCACCGCTGCTGATCGACTCTGGCGTCGATCTGCCCGGCCTGCACGCGGGCGATGCGAGCCGCGTGGCGCTGGAGGCCTACCCCGGCCTGCTGGCCCGCGAGCTGATCGGCCAGCGCTCCTACAAGAGCGACGAGAAGGCCAAGCAGACGCCCGAGCGGCTGATCGCCCGCAAGGACCTGCTCGAAGCGCTGGAGCAAGGCCGCACGCGTCTCGGCTTGAGGCTGCGCCTCACGCACGCGCAGCGCGACGCGCTGGTGGCCGATGCCTCGGGCGACAGGCTCGACGCGGTGCTGTGCCTCGTGCAGGCGGGCTGGGCCGCCGGCGAGCCGGACTATGGCCTGCCGGCGACGATCGACCCGCTCGAAGGCTGGATCGTCAGCGCAGCCAGCCCGCCGCCCAGCCCAGCGCCAGTTCGAGGTTCCTGA
- a CDS encoding hydrogenase maturation protease encodes MTAPLLVFGWGNASRGDDALGPLFIERLRERLAPAELARIDFLDDYQLQVEHALDLVGRERVLFVDASLNCAAPFEAAPVQALRDRSFTTHAMSPAALLQVYVELHASDPPPCTLLAIRGERFELGEPPGEAALRNLELALGWAAGWLR; translated from the coding sequence GTGACGGCTCCCTTGCTCGTCTTCGGCTGGGGCAATGCCAGCCGCGGCGACGACGCGCTCGGGCCGCTGTTCATCGAACGGCTGCGCGAGCGGCTGGCGCCGGCCGAGCTCGCACGCATCGACTTCCTCGACGACTACCAGCTGCAGGTCGAACATGCACTCGACCTGGTCGGCCGCGAGCGCGTGCTCTTCGTCGACGCGAGCCTGAACTGCGCCGCGCCCTTCGAGGCCGCGCCCGTGCAAGCACTGCGCGACCGCAGCTTCACCACGCACGCCATGTCGCCGGCGGCACTGCTGCAGGTCTATGTGGAGCTCCATGCGAGCGACCCACCGCCCTGCACGCTGCTGGCCATCCGCGGCGAGCGCTTCGAGCTCGGCGAGCCGCCGGGAGAGGCGGCGCTCAGGAACCTCGAACTGGCGCTGGGCTGGGCGGCGGGCTGGCTGCGCTGA
- a CDS encoding Ni/Fe hydrogenase subunit alpha: MAFDLETAATPEGLRRVAIDPVSRVEGHGKVTILLDEANRVQQVRLHIVEFRGFEKFIEGRPYWEVPVMVQRLCGICPVSHHLAASKAMDRVLGAHPVTPSAEKIRRLMHYGQILQSHALHFFHLSSPDLLFGFDSEVQKRNIVGVIEKHPDIAKKGVMLRKFGQEVIRVTAGKRVHGTGSVPGGMNKHVSRADRDGLQRDIGQTLAWAQDAVTIARQLHESNAVLYDGFGSFRSNMLSLVRADGAMDLYDGGLRARDAAGNILLDGASDQRYLDLIAEEVRPWTYMKFPHLKSLGREAGWYRVGPLARVQNCDFIPTPLAEAQRQAFIARGHGVPVHATLAYHWARMIEALHAAEVIEQLLADPDILAGELMSTGQRVGEGVGIIEAPRGTLIHHYRVGDDDLVTMCNLIVSTTHNNQAMNEAVRSVAREYLDGQELTEGLLNRIEVAIRAYDPCLSCATHALGQMPLDVSLLDADGTVLDHVLKSHDGSLQRDLAAPVGLPA; the protein is encoded by the coding sequence ATGGCCTTCGACCTCGAAACCGCTGCCACGCCTGAAGGACTGCGCCGCGTCGCCATCGACCCGGTGTCGCGCGTGGAGGGTCACGGCAAGGTGACGATCCTGCTCGACGAGGCGAACCGCGTGCAGCAGGTGCGGCTGCACATCGTCGAGTTCCGCGGCTTCGAGAAGTTCATCGAGGGCCGGCCCTACTGGGAGGTGCCGGTGATGGTGCAGCGGCTGTGCGGCATCTGCCCGGTGTCGCACCACCTGGCGGCGAGCAAGGCGATGGACCGCGTGCTCGGCGCGCACCCGGTGACGCCGAGCGCCGAGAAGATCCGGCGCCTCATGCACTACGGCCAGATCCTGCAGTCGCATGCGCTGCACTTCTTCCACCTCTCTTCGCCCGACCTGCTGTTCGGCTTCGACTCGGAGGTCCAGAAGCGCAACATCGTCGGCGTGATCGAGAAGCACCCGGACATCGCGAAGAAGGGCGTGATGCTGCGCAAGTTCGGCCAGGAGGTGATCCGCGTCACGGCCGGCAAGCGCGTGCACGGCACGGGCTCGGTGCCCGGCGGCATGAACAAGCATGTCAGCCGCGCCGACCGCGACGGGCTGCAGCGCGACATCGGCCAGACCCTCGCCTGGGCGCAGGACGCCGTGACGATCGCGCGGCAACTGCACGAGAGCAACGCCGTCCTGTACGACGGCTTCGGCAGCTTCCGCTCCAACATGCTGTCGCTGGTGCGCGCCGACGGCGCGATGGACCTCTACGACGGCGGGCTGCGCGCGCGCGATGCGGCGGGAAACATCCTGCTCGACGGCGCGAGCGACCAGCGCTACCTCGATCTGATCGCCGAAGAGGTGCGGCCCTGGACCTACATGAAGTTCCCGCACCTGAAGTCGCTCGGCCGCGAAGCCGGCTGGTACCGCGTCGGCCCGCTGGCGCGGGTGCAGAACTGCGACTTCATCCCCACGCCCCTGGCCGAAGCGCAGCGGCAGGCCTTCATCGCCCGGGGCCACGGCGTGCCGGTGCACGCCACGCTGGCCTACCACTGGGCGCGCATGATCGAGGCACTGCACGCCGCCGAGGTGATCGAGCAGTTGCTCGCCGACCCCGACATCCTTGCCGGCGAGTTGATGTCGACGGGGCAGAGAGTGGGCGAAGGCGTGGGCATCATCGAGGCGCCGCGCGGCACGCTGATCCACCACTACCGCGTCGGCGACGACGACCTGGTCACGATGTGCAACCTGATCGTCTCGACCACGCACAACAACCAGGCGATGAACGAGGCCGTGCGCTCGGTGGCGCGCGAGTACCTCGACGGGCAGGAGCTCACCGAGGGCCTGCTCAACCGCATCGAGGTGGCGATCCGCGCCTACGATCCGTGCCTGTCGTGCGCCACGCACGCGCTGGGCCAGATGCCGCTGGATGTGTCCTTGCTCGACGCCGACGGCACAGTGCTCGACCACGTGCTCAAGTCGCACGACGGTTCGCTGCAGCGCGATCTGGCCGCGCCCGTTGGCCTGCCGGCGTGA
- a CDS encoding NADP oxidoreductase, with protein sequence MTTTLTPYPAHGPRKLKVATVSLAGCFGCHMSFLDIDERLLELIEHIEFDRSPLTDIKTVGHCDLGLIEGGLCNAENVQVLREFRAHCKTLVAVGACAINGGLPAQRNHLDLGRLLTDVYPQGVPNDPELPLLLNHVHPIHEVVHVDYFLPGCPPSADAFWSFLTDLMAGRTPHLGHGLIHYD encoded by the coding sequence GTGACCACGACGCTCACGCCCTACCCGGCCCATGGCCCGCGCAAGCTGAAGGTGGCCACGGTGTCGCTGGCCGGCTGCTTCGGCTGCCACATGTCGTTTCTCGACATCGACGAGCGGCTGCTCGAGCTGATCGAGCACATCGAGTTCGACCGCTCGCCGCTCACCGACATCAAGACCGTGGGCCACTGCGACCTCGGCCTCATCGAGGGCGGGCTGTGCAATGCCGAGAACGTGCAGGTGCTGCGCGAGTTCCGCGCGCACTGCAAGACGCTGGTGGCGGTGGGCGCCTGCGCGATCAACGGCGGCCTGCCGGCGCAGCGCAACCATCTCGATCTCGGCCGGCTGCTCACCGACGTGTACCCGCAGGGCGTGCCCAACGACCCGGAGCTGCCGCTGCTGCTCAACCACGTGCACCCGATCCACGAGGTGGTGCACGTCGACTACTTCCTGCCCGGCTGCCCGCCCTCGGCGGACGCGTTCTGGAGCTTCCTCACCGACCTGATGGCCGGCCGCACGCCGCACCTCGGGCATGGCCTGATCCACTACGACTGA
- a CDS encoding 2Fe-2S iron-sulfur cluster-binding protein translates to MSEPCFTLDGEDVPFVPGDTLLQAARRAGHYIPHLCWHPDFRAHGSCRICTVRVNGRMAAACAVQASEGLAVENHTEELDAQRKTLLQMLFIEGNHFCPSCEKSGNCLLQATAYQMGMEGPHFEEFYPDRPVDASHPDILLDFNRCILCELCVRASHEIDGKNVFAIAGHGIGTHLVVNSDSGQLGDTDMALTDRAAGICPVGVILPKRRGFVIPIGERRYDQDSVAEPGRQEAS, encoded by the coding sequence ATGAGCGAGCCCTGCTTCACGCTCGACGGCGAGGACGTGCCCTTCGTGCCCGGCGACACGTTGCTGCAGGCAGCGCGCCGCGCGGGCCACTACATCCCGCACCTGTGCTGGCACCCGGACTTCCGCGCCCACGGCTCCTGCCGCATCTGCACCGTCCGTGTGAACGGCCGCATGGCCGCGGCATGCGCCGTGCAGGCCAGCGAGGGCCTGGCGGTGGAGAACCACACCGAGGAGCTCGACGCGCAGCGCAAGACGCTGCTGCAGATGCTGTTCATCGAAGGCAACCACTTCTGCCCCTCGTGCGAGAAGAGCGGCAACTGCCTGCTGCAGGCCACCGCCTACCAGATGGGCATGGAAGGGCCGCACTTCGAGGAGTTCTATCCCGACCGGCCGGTGGACGCGAGCCACCCCGACATCCTGCTCGACTTCAATCGCTGCATCCTGTGCGAGCTGTGCGTGCGCGCCAGCCACGAGATCGACGGCAAGAACGTGTTCGCCATCGCCGGCCACGGCATCGGCACGCACCTGGTGGTCAACAGCGACAGCGGCCAGCTCGGCGACACCGACATGGCCCTGACCGACCGCGCCGCGGGCATCTGCCCGGTCGGCGTGATCCTGCCCAAGCGGCGCGGCTTCGTGATCCCGATCGGCGAGCGCCGCTACGACCAGGACAGCGTGGCCGAGCCCGGCCGCCAGGAGGCCTCGTGA
- a CDS encoding NAD(P)H-dependent oxidoreductase subunit E, with protein sequence MLHFPRHRNSLVQLLREAQEQHGWLPRPLLADLARELGLTLAQVEGVASFYRFFHLQPVGRWRVLFSDNITDRLLGSEALMAQLCERLRVKPGEMRTDGRVSVAATSCTGLCDQGPALLINHQLVITRLDAQRVARIAELIESDTPASSWPAEWFRIDDNVRRADVLLGQPIAAGQALAAALARGPAAMLEEMKRSNLRGRGGAGFTTGTKWALCREAAGSERVVVCNADEGEPGTFKDRVLLSRHADLVFEGMTIAAAAIGAKQGLVYLRGEYRYLLEPLRETLQRRRDAHLLGTAIQGHDGFDFDIDIHLGAGAYVCGEESSLIESLEGKRGTPRIRPPFPVQQGYMGRPTTVNNVETFCAAAHIAVQGGDWWAAIGTPKSTGTKIHSVSGDCERPGLYEYPFGTRIGRILEDCGARDTQAVQVGGPSGVCLSAFEFGRRIAFEDVPTAGAFMVFDRSRDMFEVARNFAHFFAHESCGFCTPCRVGTALVVKRMDKLAQGHGSRHDVDVLYELDKLMHGATHCGLGATACNPLRDTIAKFRPAYERHLKSLYFEPAFDLDAELSVARQITGRDDPASHLETAE encoded by the coding sequence ATGCTGCACTTCCCCCGTCACCGGAACTCGCTGGTCCAGCTGCTGCGCGAAGCGCAGGAGCAGCACGGCTGGCTGCCGCGCCCGCTGCTGGCCGACCTGGCGCGCGAGCTCGGGCTGACGCTGGCGCAGGTCGAGGGGGTGGCCAGCTTCTATCGCTTCTTCCACCTGCAGCCCGTGGGGCGCTGGCGGGTGCTGTTCAGCGACAACATCACCGACCGCCTGCTCGGCAGCGAAGCGCTGATGGCCCAGTTGTGCGAGCGCTTGCGCGTCAAGCCCGGCGAGATGCGAACCGACGGCCGCGTCAGCGTGGCGGCCACGTCCTGCACCGGCCTGTGCGACCAGGGCCCGGCGCTGCTCATCAACCACCAGCTCGTGATCACTCGCCTCGATGCGCAACGTGTGGCCCGCATCGCCGAGCTCATCGAATCGGATACGCCGGCCTCGTCGTGGCCGGCCGAATGGTTCCGCATCGACGACAACGTGCGCCGCGCCGACGTGCTGCTGGGCCAGCCGATTGCCGCCGGGCAGGCGCTGGCCGCCGCGCTGGCGCGCGGCCCCGCGGCCATGCTCGAGGAGATGAAACGTTCCAACCTGCGCGGCCGCGGCGGCGCGGGCTTCACCACCGGCACCAAGTGGGCGCTGTGCCGCGAGGCGGCGGGCAGCGAACGGGTGGTCGTGTGCAATGCCGACGAGGGCGAGCCCGGCACCTTCAAGGACCGCGTGCTGCTGAGCCGCCACGCCGACCTGGTGTTCGAAGGCATGACGATCGCTGCTGCCGCCATCGGCGCGAAGCAGGGCCTGGTCTACCTGCGCGGCGAGTACCGCTACCTGCTGGAGCCGCTGCGCGAGACGCTGCAGCGGCGCCGCGATGCGCATCTGCTGGGCACGGCCATCCAGGGCCATGACGGCTTCGACTTCGACATCGACATCCACCTCGGCGCAGGTGCCTACGTGTGCGGTGAGGAGTCCTCGCTGATCGAGTCGCTCGAAGGCAAGCGCGGCACGCCACGCATCCGCCCGCCCTTCCCGGTGCAGCAGGGCTACATGGGCCGGCCGACCACGGTGAACAACGTCGAGACCTTCTGCGCCGCGGCGCACATCGCGGTGCAGGGCGGCGACTGGTGGGCGGCGATCGGCACGCCCAAGTCCACCGGCACGAAAATCCATTCGGTGTCGGGCGACTGCGAGCGGCCGGGCCTGTACGAGTACCCCTTCGGCACGCGCATCGGCCGCATCCTCGAGGACTGCGGCGCGCGCGACACGCAGGCCGTGCAGGTCGGCGGGCCCTCGGGCGTGTGCCTGTCGGCCTTCGAGTTCGGCCGGCGCATCGCCTTCGAGGACGTGCCCACCGCCGGCGCCTTCATGGTGTTCGACCGCTCGCGCGACATGTTCGAGGTGGCGCGCAACTTCGCGCACTTCTTCGCCCACGAGAGCTGCGGCTTCTGCACGCCCTGCCGCGTGGGCACGGCGCTGGTCGTCAAGCGCATGGACAAGCTCGCGCAGGGCCATGGCTCGCGCCACGACGTCGACGTGCTCTACGAGCTCGACAAGCTGATGCACGGCGCCACGCACTGCGGGCTGGGTGCGACGGCCTGCAACCCGCTGCGCGACACCATTGCCAAGTTCCGCCCGGCCTATGAGCGGCACCTGAAGTCGCTGTACTTCGAGCCCGCCTTCGACCTCGATGCCGAGCTCTCGGTGGCTCGGCAGATCACCGGGCGCGACGACCCGGCCTCGCACCTGGAGACGGCCGAATGA
- a CDS encoding GGDEF domain-containing protein: MGTTMVWPVRWIRLDLRQIRKARLKSPPRWPKLDESAALPQPHSSVVTDPAAIPPARLSPSVEAPASRVLSGHLRRAMRTQVMVIAFYLVDALLMAGYAAHGALPPVAPLAFGAAGIGLTGLFAIMVRMGLHRRMGGALFTTLQLLSACSLMLVTAAALPQIGVLLLLTLIIALATAALQLPLRHVLVVTGLIAAFSLALLLFNGVRFGLPLDDGWLRLLTGLWFAVVLAKIVAINLIGAEMRKALSASNSRLEAALAQVRELSERDELTGLQNRRSILAHLAEERARFSRGGLAFGVAILDIDHFKRVNDRHGHAMGDEVLRAFAKIVTDKLRSTDRIARYGGEEFLLLLTNSPEAHSVQLAVERLRCAVEEFPWSELAAELKLTCSIGVTMSCAGEGVAEMLERADAALYRAKSDGRNTVRLG; encoded by the coding sequence ATGGGCACGACGATGGTGTGGCCGGTGCGTTGGATCAGACTTGATTTGCGGCAAATTCGCAAGGCTCGGCTCAAGTCGCCGCCCCGATGGCCGAAACTTGACGAATCGGCGGCGCTTCCCCAGCCGCATTCGAGTGTCGTGACCGATCCAGCCGCCATTCCCCCAGCAAGGCTCAGCCCGTCGGTCGAGGCCCCTGCATCGCGCGTGCTCAGCGGCCATCTCCGGCGGGCGATGCGCACGCAGGTCATGGTGATTGCGTTCTACCTGGTCGACGCACTCCTGATGGCCGGCTATGCCGCGCACGGAGCGCTTCCTCCCGTCGCCCCGCTGGCCTTCGGCGCTGCGGGCATCGGATTGACGGGCTTGTTTGCCATCATGGTGCGCATGGGCCTTCACCGGCGAATGGGTGGCGCGCTCTTCACGACCCTCCAGTTGCTGAGCGCGTGCAGCCTGATGCTCGTCACGGCGGCCGCGCTGCCGCAGATCGGCGTGCTGCTGTTGCTGACCCTGATCATCGCCCTGGCCACGGCCGCGCTGCAATTGCCGCTCCGGCACGTGTTGGTGGTGACAGGCCTCATTGCGGCCTTCTCGCTGGCCCTGCTGTTGTTCAACGGCGTCCGGTTCGGCCTGCCACTGGACGATGGGTGGTTGCGTCTGCTCACTGGCCTGTGGTTCGCCGTGGTGCTGGCCAAGATCGTGGCCATCAACCTGATCGGTGCAGAGATGCGCAAGGCCCTCTCGGCGAGCAACTCCCGGCTCGAGGCCGCACTGGCCCAGGTGCGCGAACTGTCGGAGCGGGACGAACTGACCGGCCTGCAGAACCGGCGCAGCATCCTGGCGCATCTGGCAGAAGAGAGGGCGCGGTTTTCGCGCGGTGGCCTGGCATTCGGGGTGGCGATTCTCGACATCGATCACTTCAAGCGGGTCAACGACCGGCATGGCCATGCCATGGGCGATGAGGTGCTGCGTGCGTTTGCGAAGATCGTGACCGACAAGCTGCGCAGTACCGATCGCATCGCGCGGTATGGCGGCGAGGAGTTTCTGCTGCTGCTGACCAACAGCCCCGAAGCCCATTCGGTGCAGCTCGCCGTGGAGCGTCTGCGGTGCGCCGTGGAGGAATTCCCCTGGTCCGAGCTCGCTGCGGAGCTCAAGCTCACGTGTTCGATCGGGGTGACGATGAGCTGTGCGGGGGAAGGTGTGGCCGAGATGCTCGAGCGTGCCGATGCGGCGCTGTACCGCGCCAAGTCGGACGGGCGCAACACCGTGCGCCTTGGATGA
- a CDS encoding ligase-associated DNA damage response DEXH box helicase, producing MREPPPPAPDDEPARRWFASRGWQPFDFQREVWAAMVAGRSGLLHATTGSGKTYAVALGALQRGLALAQPARGAPPLQVLWLTPMRALAADTTRALTMPLADLAPEWTLGQRSGDTPAAERARQDKRFPTVLVTTPESLSLMLTRENAAQDLGAVHTVVVDEWHELMGNKRGVQVQLAIARLARWNPDLVVWGLSATLGNLDEAMRVLVGAREATLVQGRIDKTLVIDTLLPANPGRFSWGGHLGAQMQLPVVAEIERSSTTLVFTNTRSQAEIWYQLLIQERPEWAGLVALHHGSLDKEVREWVELGLKEGRLKAVVATSSLDLGVDFLPVERVLQIGSPKGIARLLQRAGRSGHAPGRPSRVTIVPTNTLELVEAAAARRAAKAGRIEQRASPDKPLDVLVQHLVTVALGGGFEPESLYAEVRGAHAFRELTRAEFQWALDFVEKGGASLAVYPEYHRVALVDGLYRVPDRGIAKRHRLQVGTIVGDASMQVKYLSGGKIGTIEESFIARLRPGDCFVFAGRVLEFIRTQDMAAYVKKATKSRGIVPSWAGGRMPLSTELADAVVELLAEAAQGDWVRDADEPEMQAAAPMLATQMKLSRLPTPRTLLIERYRSREGEHLYLYPFAGRNVHLGLASLLAWRLAKHAPNTFSMSVNDHGFELLSAEPVDVASLLDQQVFSAEHLLEDVLASLNSGELAQRRFREIARVSGLIFTGYPGAAKSTRQLQASSGLFYEVFRKYDAGNLLLTQAQAEVLSQELDILRLAATLKRLSARRIEFVELKAPSPFSLPLMVERFREKLSNEKLADRLERIVRDAERMADR from the coding sequence ATGCGAGAACCGCCGCCCCCTGCGCCTGACGACGAGCCCGCACGGCGCTGGTTCGCCTCGCGAGGCTGGCAGCCCTTCGACTTCCAGCGCGAGGTGTGGGCGGCGATGGTGGCGGGCCGCAGTGGCTTGCTGCATGCCACCACCGGATCGGGCAAGACCTACGCCGTGGCGCTCGGCGCGCTGCAGCGCGGCCTGGCCCTGGCGCAGCCCGCACGTGGCGCACCGCCGCTGCAAGTGCTGTGGCTGACGCCGATGCGCGCGCTCGCCGCCGACACCACCCGCGCGCTCACGATGCCGCTGGCCGATCTCGCGCCAGAGTGGACGCTCGGCCAGCGCAGCGGCGACACGCCGGCGGCCGAGCGGGCGCGGCAGGACAAGCGTTTCCCGACGGTGCTGGTCACCACGCCCGAGTCGCTCAGCCTGATGCTCACGCGCGAGAACGCGGCGCAGGACCTCGGCGCGGTGCACACCGTGGTCGTCGACGAATGGCACGAACTGATGGGCAACAAGCGCGGCGTGCAGGTGCAGCTCGCAATTGCCCGGCTGGCGCGCTGGAACCCGGATCTCGTCGTCTGGGGCCTGTCGGCCACGCTGGGCAACCTGGACGAGGCGATGCGCGTGCTGGTCGGCGCGCGCGAGGCCACGCTGGTGCAGGGCCGCATCGATAAGACGCTCGTGATCGACACCTTGCTGCCCGCGAACCCGGGGCGCTTCTCCTGGGGCGGGCACCTGGGTGCGCAGATGCAGCTGCCGGTGGTGGCCGAGATCGAGCGCAGCAGCACCACGCTGGTCTTCACCAACACACGCTCGCAGGCGGAGATCTGGTACCAGCTGCTGATCCAGGAGCGGCCGGAGTGGGCGGGCCTCGTCGCCTTGCACCACGGTTCGCTCGACAAGGAGGTGCGCGAGTGGGTCGAGCTGGGCCTGAAGGAAGGCCGGCTCAAGGCGGTGGTCGCCACCTCGTCGCTGGACCTGGGCGTGGATTTCCTGCCGGTGGAGCGTGTGCTGCAGATCGGCTCGCCCAAGGGCATCGCGCGGCTGCTGCAGCGCGCCGGCCGCAGCGGCCACGCGCCGGGGCGGCCGAGCCGCGTCACCATCGTGCCGACCAACACGCTGGAGCTGGTGGAGGCGGCTGCCGCACGCCGTGCCGCGAAGGCCGGGCGCATCGAGCAGCGTGCCTCGCCCGACAAGCCGCTGGACGTGCTGGTGCAGCACCTCGTCACCGTGGCGCTGGGCGGCGGGTTCGAGCCGGAGTCGCTTTACGCCGAGGTGCGCGGCGCGCACGCCTTCCGCGAGCTGACGCGCGCCGAGTTCCAGTGGGCGCTGGACTTCGTCGAGAAGGGCGGCGCGAGCCTGGCCGTCTACCCGGAGTACCACCGCGTGGCGCTCGTCGATGGCCTGTACCGCGTGCCCGACCGCGGCATCGCCAAGCGCCACCGGCTGCAGGTCGGCACCATCGTCGGCGACGCGTCGATGCAGGTGAAATACCTCAGCGGCGGCAAGATCGGCACCATCGAGGAGAGTTTCATCGCGCGGCTGCGCCCGGGAGACTGCTTCGTGTTCGCCGGCCGCGTGCTCGAGTTCATCCGCACGCAGGACATGGCGGCCTACGTGAAAAAGGCGACGAAGAGCCGCGGCATCGTGCCGTCGTGGGCCGGCGGGCGCATGCCGCTGTCCACCGAACTGGCCGATGCGGTGGTGGAGCTGCTCGCCGAGGCCGCGCAGGGCGACTGGGTGCGCGACGCCGACGAACCCGAGATGCAGGCCGCGGCGCCCATGCTCGCCACGCAGATGAAGCTGTCGCGCCTGCCGACGCCCAGGACCCTGCTGATCGAGCGCTATCGCTCGCGCGAGGGCGAGCACCTGTACCTGTACCCCTTCGCCGGGCGCAACGTGCACCTGGGCCTGGCCAGCCTGCTGGCCTGGCGGCTGGCGAAACACGCGCCTAACACCTTCAGCATGAGCGTCAACGACCACGGCTTCGAGTTGCTGAGCGCCGAGCCGGTGGACGTGGCCTCCCTGCTCGACCAGCAGGTCTTCAGCGCCGAGCACCTGCTCGAAGACGTGCTGGCCAGCCTGAACTCCGGCGAGCTGGCCCAGCGGCGCTTTCGCGAGATCGCCCGCGTGTCCGGGCTGATCTTCACCGGCTACCCGGGTGCGGCCAAGAGCACGCGGCAGCTACAGGCCTCCAGCGGGCTGTTCTACGAGGTGTTCCGCAAGTACGACGCCGGCAACCTGCTGCTCACGCAGGCACAGGCCGAGGTGCTCAGCCAGGAGCTGGACATCCTGCGCCTGGCCGCCACCTTGAAGCGTTTGAGCGCGCGCCGCATCGAGTTCGTCGAGCTGAAAGCGCCCAGCCCGTTCAGCCTGCCGCTGATGGTGGAGCGCTTCCGTGAGAAGCTCAGCAACGAGAAGCTGGCCGACCGGCTGGAGCGCATCGTGCGAGATGCGGAGAGAATGGCCGACCGATGA